The following coding sequences lie in one Musa acuminata AAA Group cultivar baxijiao chromosome BXJ1-8, Cavendish_Baxijiao_AAA, whole genome shotgun sequence genomic window:
- the LOC135589028 gene encoding uncharacterized protein LOC135589028, producing MAVDAVEETPSMLPPLSPPPPPPPYQVRSTTKGKRSKHSRLSPSSFPKVSDEDADRLGHHCFYTEEEFDALCLVMLSRGVSSGAAFEHEHVLSSLPPPKAQSYECSVCGKGPCPTRHSGGTRPATGSPHRLGVGQDGGGEPDDEGLAMAEAARSAATGRKPRESENRE from the coding sequence ATGGCCGTAGATGCCGTAGAAGAGACGCCCTCAATGTTGCCACCgttgtcgccgccgccgccgccgccgccctacCAAGTCAGGTCGACGACGAAGGGGAAGCGGTCGAAGCACTCGCGCCTCTCCCCCTCTTCTTTTCCCAAAGTTTCCGATGAGGATGCTGACCGCCTCGGCCACCATTGCTTCTACACCGAGGAGGAGTTCGACGCCCTTTGCCTCGTGATGCTCTCCCGCGGCGTCAGTAGCGGAGCAGCGTTCGAACACGAACATGTGCTGTCGTCACTACCGCCTCCGAAAGCACAGTCCTATGAGTGCTCTGTGTGCGGGAAAGGTCCTTGTCCTACCAGGCACTCGGGGGGCACAAGACCAGCCACCGGCAGCCCGCACCGTCTGGGCGTTGGGCAGGACGGAGGCGGCGAGCCCGACGACGAGGGCCTCGCAATGGCGGAGGCGGCCCGCAGCGCAGCGACGGGGCGGAAGCCAAGGGAGTCAGAAAATAGAGAGTAA